GCCCAAAGACCGGGTAGGCCAGGCCGCCCACCACGGCCATCAGGCTCATGGCAGCCAGCACAGCCGGCTGCTGCCACAGGGTGCGGAAGCCCTCCAGCAGGGCCGTCAGCAGGGAGCCGCGGTTGCCGGCCCCGGCCGGGGCCGGGCGGTCAGCCGGCCTGTCGGCGACCCGGATCATCAGCAGGGCGGCGATGGGGGCCAGGTAAGTGGCGGCGTTGAAGAGCATGGTGCCACCTGCGCCCAGGGTGGCGATGAGGAAGCCAGCCAGGGCATAGCCCACCAGGCTGGAGAGGTTGAAGACGGTGGCGTTCAAGGCCACTGCGTTGGCCCAATCCTTTTCCTCCACCAGCTCCACCAGAAAGGCCCGCCGGGCCGGGTGATCGATGGCCAGGATGCCGCCAAAGACGAAATAGAGCGCGATGATGTGCCAGAGCTGAATCTGTCCGAAGGTGGCCAGCAGGCCGAAGGTGGCTGCCTGGGCCAGCAGCCCCACCTGCCCGGCCAGGATCAGCTTGCGCCGGGGCACCCGGTCGATGAGGAGGCCGCCCAGGAAGGAGATGGGCACCACCGGGATCAGAGCCAGCAGGCCCACCAGCCCCAGCCAGAAGGTGGACTGGGTGAGCTGGTAGATGAGCCAGCCCTCCGCCACTACCTGCACCGACGTCCCCACCACCGACACTGTCTGGCCCAGCCAGAAGAGGCGGAAATTCCGGGAGCCCAGGGCCGGGGCTACCGTGGCCAGGAAGGTCTGGAGGCGCTGGCGGGGCGCGGCCTGGGTGCCGTCCAGGGGGACGGCGGGGGCCAGAGAAAGCTCTCCGGCTCTGCCAGGTCTGGGGGGGATGCCCCCTTGGGGCTCCTGCACACTGGGTTCCATCATGTACCTCAGCGACGACGTACGTTCTGGTAGGCGTAGAGCGCCGCGGTGGTGATCAGCCCTCCCAGCAGCACGCCCATCACCAGCAGGCCCACGGGCACAAACCAGGAGC
This sequence is a window from Litorilinea aerophila. Protein-coding genes within it:
- a CDS encoding MFS transporter, with translation MMEPSVQEPQGGIPPRPGRAGELSLAPAVPLDGTQAAPRQRLQTFLATVAPALGSRNFRLFWLGQTVSVVGTSVQVVAEGWLIYQLTQSTFWLGLVGLLALIPVVPISFLGGLLIDRVPRRKLILAGQVGLLAQAATFGLLATFGQIQLWHIIALYFVFGGILAIDHPARRAFLVELVEEKDWANAVALNATVFNLSSLVGYALAGFLIATLGAGGTMLFNAATYLAPIAALLMIRVADRPADRPAPAGAGNRGSLLTALLEGFRTLWQQPAVLAAMSLMAVVGGLAYPVFGLMPAFAEEVVQTDAVGLGLLLAAGALGSVVGTAAVARLGVHHRGRTLVWAGLLLPLLVAMFAWTRTLVLACLVLVLLGTALLILQSLAITLVQVNIPDRVRGRVMSLYSQLHAGSDTLGNVAIGGLAVYLGLPLALGLGAMLALIYAVGLRLALPALARLD